The genomic segment AATCCTCGAGCTATACAACAACAAAATTTATTTTGGTAACCGCGCCTATGGCATCCAAGCCGCCGCCAGCGTCTATTACGGCAAGGATATCGGCGATTTGAGCCTCGCCCAATGGGCGATGATCGCCGGTTTACCCAAAGCCCCGTCAGCCTACAACCCGCTGGCCAATCCCCAGCGCGCCCTGATTCGACGCAATTGGATTCTGGGTCGCATGTACGAGCTGGGCCATATAGACGAGCAGACCTGGCGCAGCGCAACGGCCGAGCCTATTACGGCCCGCTACCACGGCCTAACCCCTGAGCTCTACGCGCCCTACGTTGCAGAAATGGCGCGCCAGGAAGCCATAGACAGGTTCGGCCAGGCAGCCTACACAGACGGCTACAATATCTATACGACAGTGAACGCCCACTTGCAAGAAATCGCGCAACAGGCGGTGGTTGAAGGCATTATCACTTACGATCAGCGCCACGGCTATCGCGGCCCGGAAGGGAATCTTGCCGACAGCGATGAAAGCGAATGGCTCGAACTACTTAAAGACGTTCCCGCCTATGGCGGCCTGACACCCGCCGTAGTCACGCAGGTAGCAGAGCAATCAGCCGACGTTATGCTGCGCGACGGCAGCCTGATTCAGCTCAACTGGGAGCAGGGGCTGTCTGACGCCCGCCCATACCTAAACGAAAATTACCGCGGTAAAAAACCCACTACCGCAGCCGATGTTCTGGCCGTTGGCGACTTAATTCGCCTGCGCGAGTCCAATGAGGGCTGGCAATTAAGCCAGCTACCTGAGGCAGAGGCGGCTCTTATAGCTCTTAACCCCCACGACGGCGCCATTGTCTCTATGGTGGGCGGTTTTGACTTCAACCAAAGTCACTTTAACCGGGTCACTCAGGCCACCAGACAACCGGGCTCGTCTTTTAAGCCTTTTATCTACACCACCGCACTTGAGCACGGCTTTACCCCAGCCACCATCATCAATGATGCCCCCATTGTGATTGAAGATGCGAGTTTGGAGGGAACTTGGCGCCCCGAAAATGACGGAGGTAAATTCCTTGGCCCCATGCGCATGCGCACGGCCCTTTATCGCTCGCGCAACTTGGTTTCCATCCGGATTTTACGCTCCCTGGGAATGAAAACAGCACACGAGAGCCTGGCAAGGTTTGGCTTTGACCCCGATGCCATGCCCTACGACCTGTCGCTCGCCCTGGGCAGCCACGATGTAACACCGCTGCAGCTTGCGGAAGGTTACACCGCTTTTGCCAACGGTGGCTTTAAAGTCGAGCCCTACCTGATCGACAGAATTGAAACCGTCAATGGTGACCTGCCCTTTAAAGCGACTCCGGCCACCGTCTGCCATAACTGCGAGCGCGAAGAAAAGGTGGAGAAGCCCGCCGAGGCGAGCACCTTAGAAGAGCTACTCGCAGCGAACAGCGAAAAGCCCGAAGACTCAACGACGGAGACCAGTGTACCCGCGCCGCGAATTCTGGATGCGCAAACCGCTTTTATCGCCGACTCAATGCTGCGCGATGTGATTGCCCGTGGCACCGGCAAACGCGCACGCGTGCTAGAGCGCGGCGATATCGCAGGTAAAACAGGGACCACCAACGGCCCCCGCGATGCCTGGTTTGCCGGTTACAACCCGGATATCGTGACCGTCACCTGGCTGGGTTTTGACAAAAACACCCCTCTGGGTAATAACGAATACGGCGGCTCAGCGGCTCTACCCATTTGGATTGACTATATGCGCGCAGCGTTAGCCGAAAAACCTGAAAAGCCCAGCAAAAGGCCCAATGGTATCGTCACGGTGCGGATCGATCCGGAAACCGGTAAACGCGCAGGCCCCAATGACCCCGACGCCATCTTTGAAATTTTCCGCGAAGACAACATTCCCCCCATGGAGGACTCGGGCGCGAGCAGCGCGGACCAAAAAACGCAAATGCTGCCCGAAGAACTCTTTTAATACCGCACACAAAAAAGCCCGTCGCGAAGACGGGCTTTTTTATTGGCTGCTGGAGCATAGCTCCAAGACAACTCACATTACTTTTTAGCGCCACCGATACGGCCGCCAAAACGCTTGTTGAAGCGATCAATACGACCACCGGTATCAACAACTTTCTGCTTGCCGGTGAAGAATGGGTGACACTCAGAGCAAACGTCGATGTGGAAGTCTTCGCCCAGAGTAGAGCGAGTTTTGATCTGGTTGCCACAGCTACAGTTTGCAGTGACATCGGTGTAATTCGGATGAATATCAGCTTGCATGATCTTGACCTATGTTGTGTATACCGCCACCTGAACACAAGGTCGAAGCCTCTTTGCCTGGCACGGTATCGCGGGTTATCGCAATTTCGGGGCCGCGATACTAACACAACGACTTACCAAATCAAGAAAAATGTGCGTTTTTTAGCCTCAAGTAGCCCAACCCTCCGCCCCAGTGAGTTTCCGCATCAATTCCAGTAAGCTTGGCGACTATCAATCATTTAAGCATTATCCTTAATGACCGAACTCTTCTGCGTACAAGTCGCGCTGCCCGTACCCTTGCGACAACTTTTCGACTATCGCCTAGCCCCAGCCTCTGCCCCCGCGACAGTGGGCGCGCGGATTCGTGTGCCCTTCGCTGGGCGCGAACTGGTCGGGGTAATAATGGCAGTAAAGGCCAGTGGCACAGTCGCCCCCGAGAAGATCAAGTCCGCCATCGAATTACTGGACCCCGAACCTGTCTTGCCAGCAGACATAGTGCAATTGTTAAGTTGGGCGGCAGACTATTATCACTGCCCTATTGGTGAAGCGATACAAGCTGCCTTGCCAGTCTTACTGCGCCAAGGCGAACCTCCCGAGTACCAGCAAGATCCACACAGCCGCTACTGGCAATTGACCCCGGAGGGACAGGGGCTGCCGGACCAACCACTGCGCAAGGCGCCGCGCCAAGCTGAGCTCATACTCTATTTGCGCGAGCAGGGCCCCAGCCGCTGGCAAGATTTAAAAACCGCGGGTTTTGCCCGCGATGCTCTCAAACGCCTGTGCGAGCGGCAACTCATCGAACCAACCCACGCCCCCAGGCGCCAATTCTCCCCCCAGGCTGCTCTACCCCTAAACGAAGACCAACGCCTGGCTTTGGACAATATTGATCTGAGTAAATACAACACCTATTTGCTCGATGGGATCACGGGCAGCGGCAAAACCGAAGTGTATTTACAAGCTATTGCCCGCACTCTAGAAGCGAACCCGCTGGCACAAACCCTGGTTTTAGTCCCTGAGATCGGCCTAACGCCACAAACCATTCGCCGCTTCGAGCGCCGCTTTGACGAAGATATCGTCACCTTGCATTCGGGGCTGTCCGATCGCGAGCGCCTGAACGCCTGGACCAAAGCGAGCGACGGCAGTGCTCGTATTATTATTGGCACCCGCTCGGCAATATTTACCCCATTGCGCCACCCCAGCCTGATTATCGTAGATGAAGAGCACGACGGCTCATTTAAACAACAGGATGGCTTTCGCTACTCAGCTCGCGACCTGGCTTGCCTGCGAGCCAAAAACCTTGGGATTCCAATCATACTCGGCAGCGCCACTCCCGCACTGGAATCGCTCTACAACGCCCGCCGCCAGCGCTACACTCAGCTAAAGCTGCGCCAGCGCGCCAACCAACAAGCCGCACCTCGCATTCAAATAGTCGACAGCAATGAGTGTGCTCCTGACAGAAGCATCACCGACTTCAGCATGAATGCCATTCGGCGCCACCTCGATGCGGGCAATCAGGTATTGGTGTTTCTCAACCGTCGCGGTTATGCCCCCACCCTGCAATGTTACGACTGCGGCAGCCAAGTCCTCTGTCCCAACTGCGACGCCAGACTTACCTTGCATCAACAGCCCAGACACCTGCACTGCCATCACTGTGACTACCAGAGCCCCGCGCTTACACGTTGCAGCAATTGCAACAGCCACAAATTGTTAGCGCTGGGCTCGGGTACCGAGCGCAGCGAAGAGCTGTTAGCCCGCGAGCTGCCCGGTACAGACATCATTCGTATTGACCGCGACTCCACCCGCCAGAAAAACTCGCTGGAAAACAAACTGGCCAGCATCAAAAGTGGTGGCCCCTGTGTATTAGTAGGTACGCAAATGATCGCCAAGGGACATCACTTTCCCGATGTGACCCTGGCCATTATTCTCGATGTAGACAGCGGCCTGCTGAGCGCCGACTTTCGCGGGCCCGAGCGCATGGGCCAACTGATCACCCAGGTGGCGGGCCGGGCTGGGCGCGCGCAAAAGCCAGGGGAAGTGATTTTACAAAGCCGCACGCCTGAGCACCCGCTGCTGAATTTACTGGTACAGCAGGATTACCAGCAATTTGCCGAAGCCATCCTCACCGAGCGCGAGATTACCCTGATGCCGCCCTACAGCCATTTGGCACTACTGCGTGCCGACGCCCCTAACGCGGAGCAGGCGCTGCACTTTCTCCAGGGCTTGCGCATCTTCAGCGATAGCTTACCCCACGACCCAGCCCTGCAAGTTCTCGGCCCCATGCCCTCATTGATGGAAAAACGCGGGCAGCGCTTTCGCTACCTGATACAGCTAAAATCCACCAGCCGAGGGCTACTGAATCAACACCTGCAGATCCTGGCGCATCACATTAGCGAGCTAAAACCCCATCGCAACTTACGCTGGTCAATCGACGTGGATCCACAGGATATGAGCTGAGTAACAATTGCAGCTTTGTTC from the Gilvimarinus sp. DA14 genome contains:
- a CDS encoding penicillin-binding protein 1A is translated as MLKKYSFIKVLLWLIAAGCGVTAITFAGLYLYLDPKLPDVQSLRQIKLQTPLRIYSSDNKLIGEFGEQRRTPISYNKIPPLYIKALLSAEDAQFYGHNGVSIKGLLRATSQLLQTGQIQSGGSTITMQVARNFFLTFNQTFARKFNEILLALQIERELSKAEILELYNNKIYFGNRAYGIQAAASVYYGKDIGDLSLAQWAMIAGLPKAPSAYNPLANPQRALIRRNWILGRMYELGHIDEQTWRSATAEPITARYHGLTPELYAPYVAEMARQEAIDRFGQAAYTDGYNIYTTVNAHLQEIAQQAVVEGIITYDQRHGYRGPEGNLADSDESEWLELLKDVPAYGGLTPAVVTQVAEQSADVMLRDGSLIQLNWEQGLSDARPYLNENYRGKKPTTAADVLAVGDLIRLRESNEGWQLSQLPEAEAALIALNPHDGAIVSMVGGFDFNQSHFNRVTQATRQPGSSFKPFIYTTALEHGFTPATIINDAPIVIEDASLEGTWRPENDGGKFLGPMRMRTALYRSRNLVSIRILRSLGMKTAHESLARFGFDPDAMPYDLSLALGSHDVTPLQLAEGYTAFANGGFKVEPYLIDRIETVNGDLPFKATPATVCHNCEREEKVEKPAEASTLEELLAANSEKPEDSTTETSVPAPRILDAQTAFIADSMLRDVIARGTGKRARVLERGDIAGKTGTTNGPRDAWFAGYNPDIVTVTWLGFDKNTPLGNNEYGGSAALPIWIDYMRAALAEKPEKPSKRPNGIVTVRIDPETGKRAGPNDPDAIFEIFREDNIPPMEDSGASSADQKTQMLPEELF
- the rpmE gene encoding 50S ribosomal protein L31, with the protein product MQADIHPNYTDVTANCSCGNQIKTRSTLGEDFHIDVCSECHPFFTGKQKVVDTGGRIDRFNKRFGGRIGGAKK
- a CDS encoding primosomal protein N', whose amino-acid sequence is MTELFCVQVALPVPLRQLFDYRLAPASAPATVGARIRVPFAGRELVGVIMAVKASGTVAPEKIKSAIELLDPEPVLPADIVQLLSWAADYYHCPIGEAIQAALPVLLRQGEPPEYQQDPHSRYWQLTPEGQGLPDQPLRKAPRQAELILYLREQGPSRWQDLKTAGFARDALKRLCERQLIEPTHAPRRQFSPQAALPLNEDQRLALDNIDLSKYNTYLLDGITGSGKTEVYLQAIARTLEANPLAQTLVLVPEIGLTPQTIRRFERRFDEDIVTLHSGLSDRERLNAWTKASDGSARIIIGTRSAIFTPLRHPSLIIVDEEHDGSFKQQDGFRYSARDLACLRAKNLGIPIILGSATPALESLYNARRQRYTQLKLRQRANQQAAPRIQIVDSNECAPDRSITDFSMNAIRRHLDAGNQVLVFLNRRGYAPTLQCYDCGSQVLCPNCDARLTLHQQPRHLHCHHCDYQSPALTRCSNCNSHKLLALGSGTERSEELLARELPGTDIIRIDRDSTRQKNSLENKLASIKSGGPCVLVGTQMIAKGHHFPDVTLAIILDVDSGLLSADFRGPERMGQLITQVAGRAGRAQKPGEVILQSRTPEHPLLNLLVQQDYQQFAEAILTEREITLMPPYSHLALLRADAPNAEQALHFLQGLRIFSDSLPHDPALQVLGPMPSLMEKRGQRFRYLIQLKSTSRGLLNQHLQILAHHISELKPHRNLRWSIDVDPQDMS